Genomic DNA from Streptomyces sp. GS7:
CCCGGCCGGCGACAGCTCGCTGGCGCTCGGCCGCCGCCGCGCCTGCTCGTCGGTCAGCCCGAGGACCGCCCGCCGCAGCCCGCCGCGCTGCGCCTCCAGGAAGGCCAGCAGCGCACCGCGCTCGTCACCGTGGGCCTCGGCAGGGACAAGAGTGGGCATGACAGCCGCCTTTCACGACAGGTACCGGCGGCCGGCGGGAGCCGGCCGGCCGTCTTCCGACACCCCGCACGCTACGGCCCCTTGCGGTCAGCCCGTGACCTCAACTGGCCGCGCGCGTACCGGATCGCGGTCCGGCGGCCTCAGATCGGAAAGTGGGACCGCCCGTGCTGGATGGACACCCACTTCTGCGTCGTGAACGCCTCGATCGTGGACTCCCCGTTCAGCCGCCCGACCCCGGAGAACTTCTCCCCGCCGAACGCCACCTGCGGCTCGTCGTTGACCGTCCCGTCGTTGACGTGGACCATCCCGGTCTCGATCCGCTGGGCGATCCGCACCCCGCGCTCCACGTTGGCGGTGTGCACCGCCCCGCTGAGCCCGTAGGGCGAGTCGTTGGCGATCCGCACCGCCTCGTCCTCCCCGTCGAACGACACCAGCAGGACGACCGGCCCGAAGATCTCCTGGCCGTGCAGCCCGGAGTCCGCGGGCAGCCCGGCCAGCACGCTCGGCTCGACGAGGTTGCCGTCCGTACGGCCGCGCAGCAGCGCCGTGGCGCCCTCGGCGACCGCCCGGTCCACCAGCGAGGTCAGCGCCTCCGCCTGGAACCCGTTGATCAGCGGGCCTATCTGGGTCTGCGGATCGCGGGGATCGCCGGTCCGCAGTGACGCCACCCTGGCGACGAACTTCTTGGTGAACTCCGCCTCCACGGCGCGGTCCACCAGCACCCTGTTGGCCGCCATGCAGACCTGCCCCTGGTAGACGAACCGGCTGAAGACGGCGGCGTCCACGGCGTAGTCGATGTCTGCGTCGTCCATGACGATCAGCGCGCTGTTGCCGCTGAGTTCGAGGATCACCCGCTTGAAGTGCCCGGCGCTGACCGCCGCCACATGCCGGCCGACCTTGTCCGACCCGGCGAACGAGATCACCCGGGGCACCGGGTGCTCGATCAGCGCGTCACCGATCTCCGCGATGTCCGTGATCAGTACGTTGAGCAGCCCGTCCGGCAGCCCGGCGTCCTGGAAGAGCTTGGCGATCAGCCCGCCACCGGTGATCGGGGTGTTCTGGTTGGGCTTGATCACCACGGCGTTGCCGAGCGCCAGCGCCGGGGCCACCGACTTCATGGAGATCAGGAACGGGAAGTTGAACGGGCTGATCACGCCGATCACCCCGACCGGCAGGCCGTAGACGCGGTTCTCCTTGCCGTCCACCGGCGAGGGCAGTATCCGTCCCTGGGGCCGCAGCGCGAGTTGTATCGCCTCGCGCACGAACTCCTTGGCGAGCCGGACCTCGTAGGCGGCCTTGCTGCGGGTGCCGCCCAGTTCGAGGACGAGTGCCTCGATGATCTCCTCTTCGCGCTCCTCGATCAGCCGCAGCAGCCGCTCGGTGACCTCTCGCCGCTCGTAGGGATTCGACCGGGCCCAGGCGCGCTGCGCCCGTTCGGCGGCGCGGTACGCCTCGTCGACCTGGTCCACTCCGGCGACCGTGATCGACGCCAGCTTCTCCTGGTCGTAGGGGTTGAAATCGATGATGTCCCACGAGCCGCTGCCGGCCCGCCATTCACCGTCGATGAACTGGTAGGCCAGGTCTGCGAAGAAGGACATGGCATCCCTACTCTGTGCGGCTCTGCTCTGCGGGGGGCTGATCCGGCGTCATCCTACTGCCGCGTCAAGTGAGTTGGAGTAGACCACGCAGGAGATCCCTGGTCTGGGAGGGATCCGGACTGTCCTCCTGGAGCCGCGCCATCGCCCGCTCGTACTGGGCGACCTCCTCCGCCTTGTCCAAGTAGAGGGCGCTGGTGAGCTGTTCGAGATAGATCACGTCGGACAGATCGGACTCCGGGAACCGCAGCATGGTGAACGCGCCGCTCTCGCCGGCGTGCCCGCCGAAGTTGAACGGCATGACCTGCAACCGCACGTTGGGCCGCTCGGAGATGTCGATCAGATGCTTCAACTGGCCCCGCATCACCGCCCGTCCGCCGTACGGACGTCTCAGCGCCGCCTCGTCCAGCACGCAGTGCAGCTGCGGCGCCCGCTCGGATATCAGCAGCTTCTGCCGCTCCTGGCGCAGCGCCACCCGGCGCTGGATGTCGGCCGCCGGCGCACCCGGCATGCCCCGCGAGACGACCGCGTGCGCATACTCCTCGGTCTGCAACAGCCCGTGGACGAACTGGACTTCGTAGACGCGGATCAGCGAGGCCGCCCCTTCCAGCCCCACGTACGTCTGGAACCACCCGGGCAGCACGTCGCCGTAACTGTGCCACCAGCCCGCGACGTTGGCCTCGCGGGCCAGTGCGAGCAGCGCCTCGCGCTCCTGCTCGTCGCCCACGCCGTACAGCGTGAGGAGATCGGCGACATCGCGTGCTTTGAAGCTCACTCTGCCCAACTCCATGCGGCTGATCTTCGACTCGGACGCACGGATCGAGTAGCCGGCCGCTTCGCGGGTTATCCCGCGCGATTCACGCAGCCGACGGAGCTGCGACCCGAGCAGGATCCGCCGCACCACCGACCCGCTCGACTCACTTGCGGACACCTCTCTGACCCTCCTGTGACCCCACCCCGTCCAACAGTGGGCCGCAGTCTGCCATGTTCAGGCTTCGTTGAGTGCTCATCCGGTTACTGATATGTGCGGCCCCCGCAAGCCCTCCACAAGAAATCACAGGAAGAATACGGCGCTTATGCGGCCAGCCCTACGCAATCACGTCAGCTGCACGTGCATCTGCCCTTGCATCTGTCCTACGCATTGGGAACCATAGGCGTCGCACGCATGCACGCTCGTGAAAGATCCGCCAGATCCGGCTGACCGGCCAGGGTCATGACGTCCGCGAACGCCAGGAGTGCCTCGCATGGGGACCAAGGTTATGACCATGCTCGATTTCGAGCCGTTATGGCAGGGCTTTCCTCCCGTCGACCCCTTGGCCGTCTCCGGATCCGCGTCCTGCTCGCTCCCGCCGCGCTACGAATCGGTCGGCGGGGCACGGAGGTTCACCCGCGAAACGCTCTGCGGCTGGGGCCTGGAGGACCTCTTCGACGGGGTCGCCCTGGTGGTCTCCGAGCTCGTCACCAACGCCCTGCGCCACGCGGTGCTCGCCGCCCCCGACCGGACTCCCGAATTCGGCTCGGAATACGCGGAATACACCGAGTACACAGACGCGGTGCCGCCCGCCCGGCTCCACCTGATGCGCTGGTCCTCCCGGCTCGTCTGCGCCGTACGGGACCCCAGCGACGCGTCTCCCGAGGCCGGCGAGGCGGACTCCGCCGCCGAGTCGGGGCGCGGGCTCTACCTGGTCGACTCCTTCAGCGACAGCTGGGGCTGGCACCGACTGTCCGGGGCCCAGCACGGAAAGGTCGTGTGGGCCCTCTTCCGGCTCCCCTGAGAGCCGGCCGCCGCGGGCCTGCCGCCACAGCGCCCGCGGCCCGCGCACACGACGAACGGGCGCCCGTATGCCACGGGCGCCCGTTCGCGTGTCCGCGCCGCGCCACCCGGCCACGCGGGGCCGGGTCGGTCGCGTACGCGGTGCCGGTCGCGTACGACGTGTCAGTCGCGTACCAGGTGGTCGAACTCCCCGTCCTTGACGCCGAGCAGCATCGCCTCGACCTCGGCCGGCGTGTAGACCAGCGCCGGGCCGTCCGGGAAGCGGGAGTTGCGGACCGCGATGTCACCGCCGGGCAGCTTGGCGAACTCCACGCAGGATCCCTGGGAGTTGCTGTGCCGGCTCTTCTGCCATGACACATCACGGAGATCCGTTGCGGCCATGCCGTTGTATGCGTGGGGCACAGGGCTCTCCCGGTGGTGAACGCGGTGATAAACGGTGTCAACTGCCCCGGATCATAGCTGCGTTCACATGCTGATGCATGCGCAGATGCACGTGCACGACAGCCGGTGCCGAGACCGTCACCGCCCGTGGAGCAGTCACCGTCCGTGGCGCGCTCACCGCCCCTGGAGCACCTTCCCCAAACCCTCCGTCACAATCGACCGCCATCCGCCGCCCATGACCCTGTGCGCCTGCACCTGGAACGGGTCGTCCGGGTCGAAGCCCTCGTGGACGAGGAAGAGACGCGTACCGCGCCCTTCGGGTTCCAGGGTCCAGGTGATCGTCCAGTCGGCGAGGTTGCCCTGCCCCTCGTCCGCGTCCCGCCAGCGCAGCCGCAGCATCTTCTCCGGCTCGAACGCCTCGACCTCGGCGATGACGGTGCCGGAGAAGTTGCTGTTCGGCCGGGGCGGCGTTCGCATCTCGTAGCAGTGGCCGACCTCCAGCCGGAAGTCACCGGGCATCAGCCACTGGGCGATCAGCTCCGGCTCGGTCAGCGCCCGCCAGACCTTGCCGGGAGGATGCGCCAGGAAGTGCGCGACACGGATCGTGGTCGGATCGTCGTCGGGAACCGCGAAAGGGTGTGTGGTCATTGCGCCTCGCCGTCGGGAGCGTCGGGATCACCAGAAGCATCGGGAGCGTCGGGATCGTCGGGAATGCGGTCGAGCAGCTCGCCGAGGCCCGCGAGCTTCGCGCGCCAGAACCGCTCGTAGGGGCCGAGCCAGTCCTGCACCTCGCCGAGCGGCTCGGCCTCCAGGCGGTAGATCCGCCGCCGGCCGGCCCGCTGCTCGCTCACCAGCCCGGCCTGGCGCAGCACCTTCAGATGCTCGGACAGGCTCGGCCGGCTCATCGCGAAGTGCTCGGCCAGCCGCTGGACGGGCTGCGGCCCGCCGTCGCGCAGCAGGCGGAGCACCTCGCGCCGGGTGCCGTTGGCGAGCGCCGCGAAGACGCGGTCCCGATCCGGTTCGGACAGGACGGCGCGCAGCGGTGCGGGTGTGGCGTTCACACCCCCGACAATATGTAGGAGATTCCCTACGCGTCAAACGTAGGGAATCTCCTACGTATCCTCCTGTGCATCACCGCGAGGCGTACGGCAGCAACGCCATCTCCCGGGCGTTCTTGATCGCGCGGGCCAGCTGCCGCTGCTGCCGGGCGGTGACCCGGGTGACCCGGCGGCTGCGTATCTTGCCGCGGTCCGAGAGGAACTTCCGCAGCAGGTCGGTGTCCTTGTAGTCGATGTACGTGATCCCGGCCGCGTCCAGCGGGTTGGGACGGGGCGCGGGCTTACGGCGCGGGTCGGGCCTACGGGGCATGGTCACGGCTTTCTCGTGCGTGCGGATGCGGCCGGTTCCCCAGCGGAGAACGGCCGGTTCGGCGAGGGGCGGCCCGTGGGCTCACGGAACGGGAGCCCACAGAAAGCTGCCTCACGGAACGGGAGCCCACAGAACGCCGCCTCGCGGGACGGGGACTCGCGGGACGGGGACTCACAGAACGGCGCCTCGCGGAACGGGAGTTCACAGATGGGCGCCGAACGGAACGGCGCCTCACGACACCGGGTCGAGGAGCGCGTCGAAGGCGGGCGGAAGGCTCTTCCAGGCCGGCGGCCCGCCCGCGTACTCGGCGTCGGTGAGCAGACAGGACTCCAGCAGGGACCGGAGTCCCTCGCGGTCCAGGCCGGGCGAGGTGAAGACCAGGTGCTGGGCCCGGTCGCCGTGCTCCGGATGCCAGTCCAGCGCGGCGGCGGCCCGGCGCATCGGCGGCACCATCTCCCAGGCGGCGTCCGGCAGCGAGGCCAGCCACGGCCCGGCGCTCTCCACGCACAGCGCACCGCCCGCCGCGTCCCAGGACAGCAGCGCGTCCGGCCGGTCGGCCAGCCAGAACCGGCCCCGGCTGCGCGCCGCCGCACAGGTCAGGTCCTCCAGGGCCGCGTAGAGCCGCTCGGGGTGGAAGGGCCGGGTGCGCCGCCATACGAGCGTGCCGACCCCGGCCGCGTCGGCCTCCTGGGGCAGCAGCGCACACGCCGGATGCTGCCGGGCGGCAGCCGCCTCCACGTCGAAGCCGGCCAGCGCCGCGGCGGCCAACTCGACGGATGCCACGTCGACTTGGCGCGCCGTCGGGTGCAGCTGCGCCAGCAGTGCGAGATCGGCCTCGTCCGCGGCCTCCTCCCCCGCGGCCAGCGCGAGCACCGGCGCGTACTCCAGCTGCCGAGCCCAGGTGTCGGCGACCGTGCGCTGGTCGGAGGCCGCGGCCGCCAGCCCCGCCTCCGACAGATCGTCGCCGCAGGCGAGATACGGCAGCAGCAGCGCCGGATCGACGGCGGTGATCACCCCGGTCAGCGCCAGGTTCTCGCTGCCGCACGCGTTGATCACCTCGGCCATCGCCTTCGGCTCGACCGAGTCCCACAGCTCCACGACCGCCAGCCGGCAGGTCCGGCCGGCGGCCAGCCGCTCCAGCTCGGGCACCAGGTCCTCGCGCAGCGCACAGCAGGCGCAGTCGTTGACCAGCGGCGCCTCACCGGTGTCCAGCGTGCCGCCGGCGTCGCGGACGGTGCGCCGCACGGTGCCGTCGGCGGCCGAGGCCAGATCGTGGTGGAGGGCGACGCTGCCGGGCACGGTGCGCAGCAGCCGCTCGACGGCGGCCCGCCGGGCGTCCGCGTGCAGCCCGCCCACCAGCGCGACGCTCAGCCGCTCCATCAGCGGGCCCCGCGCTTGCCGTACCGGCGCTCGAACCGCTCGACCCGGCCGGCGGTGTCCAGCACCCGGGCGGCGCCTGTGTAGAAGGGGTGGCTCGCCGAGGAGATCTCGACGTCGATGACGGGATAGGTGTGGCCGTCCTCCCACTCGATGGTCTTGTCGCTCGTCGCCGTCGAGCGGGTCAGGAAGGCGAAGTCCCCGGCCCGGTCGCGGAAGACGACGGGCCCGTAGGCGGGGTGGATTCCGTTCTTCATCGGACCTCAGCGCTCCTCTCGGAAGGTGACGTGCCGCCCGACGACCGGGTCGTACTTGCGCAGTTCCAGGCGGTCGGGGTCGTTGCGGCGGTTCTTGCGGGTGACGTAGGTGAACCCGGTGCCGGCGGTGGACCGGAGCTTGACGACCGGGCGTGTTTCGTTGCGGGCCATGCCAGGTAGTATACGCAAATGGTTTCCATTTTCAATAAGCCCCTGGAGGGCCCGACCACCGAAAGGACCGCTCCATGTCCGCCCACTGCCAGCTGACCGGCCGCAAGCCGGGCTTCGGCAAGACCGTCTCCCACTCGCACCGCCGCACCCCGCGCCGCTTCGACCCCAACATCCAGCGCAAGCGCTACTGGCTGGAGAGCGAGGGCCGGCACATCCGCCTGACGCTCAGCACCAAGGCCGTCAAAACCATCGACGCGATCGGCATCGAAGCGGCCGTCGCCCGTATCCGCGCCCGGGGGGAGAAGGTCTGATGGCCAAGAAGAGCAAGATCGCCAAGAACGAGCAGCGCCGCGCGACCGTCGCCCGCTACGCGGCCCGCCGGGCCGTCCTCAAGGCCGTCATCCGCAGCCCGCACACCCCTGAGGAGGAGCGCACCGCCGCGCAGCGCGAGCTCTCCCGCCAGCCCCGGGACGCCAGCGCCACCCGCGTCCGCAACCGCGACGGCGTCGACGGCCGCCCGCGCGGCTACTTCCGCGCCTTCGGCCTCTCCCGCGTCCGGCTGCGCGAACAGGCCCACCAGGGCCATCTCCCGGGCGTACGCAAGTCCAGCTGGTAGACCGCCGCCCGGCCGCCGTCCCCCGGAACGCCCCCTGGGGGTCGGCAGCCGGGCCGTTCGGGTAATACTGGACAGACTCCGCAGGCACCCCCGACGAAAGCGAGAGCGTCCATGTTCCGCAACGCCCTGGAGCCCTGGCACCTGATCCTGGTCGTCGCCGTGCTCGTGCTGCTCTTCGGTTCCAAGAAGCTCCCCGACATGGCGCGCGGCCTCGGCCGCTCGATGCGCATCCTCAAGTCGGAGGCCAAGGCCCTCAAGGACGAGCGCCCGGCCGACGCCCCCCGCCCGGACCAGGCGCCCCACGTGGAGCAGGCCCCCCGCCCGGAACAGGCCCCCGGCCACTGACCCGGCCGGCGGCCACCGCACTCAGCTGTCGCCGCCCTCCTCGATCAACCGCCGCACCTCGCGGTCGATCAGCCCCAGCCGGGCCTCCGCGACCAGCGGCACCGCCCGGCGCTGCCGGCGCGCCTCGGCGAGATCGATGTCCACGGTGACCAGCGCGGGCTCCCACTTGGGCGCCTGCGCCACCACCGCGCCCCGCGGGTCCACCACCCGCGAGCCGCCCCAGAACGTCGCCCCGTGCTCGTTGCCGACCCGGTTGACGAACACCACCCAGCACTGCAGCATCTTCGCCGTATAGGCCAGCAGCGTGTCCCAGTACAGCCCGGTGTCCATCGCCTCCGGATCCAGGCTCGCCGCACTGTTGGTCGGCACGAACAGCACCTCGGCCCCGTCCTGCACCGCCAGCCACGGCAGTACGGGCTGCCAGGCGTCGTTGCACACCAGCGTCGCGCCCCGCCCGCCGGTCTTCGACTTCGTCAGCTCGTACGCGCGCAGCGACTGCCCCGGGCTGACGTGCTTGCGCTCTTCCCAGGCCAGGTAGTTGGGGAGATAGAGCTTGCGATGCGCATGCACCAGCGCCCCGTCCGCGTAGTGCGCGGAAGTGTTGTACGCGCGCAGGCTGGTGTGCTCGTGGAAGCCGACCAGCACGTCCGGCCCCAGAGTGCTCAGCTCCAGCAGCCGCGGATCGCCCGCCTCGATGGACTTGTCCCGCTTGAGCGCCCCCAAGTGGTAGCCGTGCAGGCTGAGTTCGGGGAACACCACGAGATCGGCCCCCTGGGCCGCCGCCTGCTCGATCTGCTCCCGTGCGATCCGGAGGTTCTCCGGCACATCTCCCAGCACGCAGTCCGTCTGCGATAGCGCGATGAGCATGCCCACTCCCCCTCGATTAATTACCTTTAATAGCCTTTATAACCTTTCTCCAATTTTGCCAGAAAAAACCCGCCGCTCGCTTCGAACGCACCCCCGCGGCGGCCGGCACCACCGGGGGCCAGCTCCCCGCACAGATGGAGCCGGCCCCCGAGAACGCACTCGGCGCCTCGGCCAGGGCCGAAACCCGTCGGCGGTCGCCCACGCCGCCGCCCGAGAAGATCGGGATGCTGTCCCTGATGCGCGACAGCTTCCTCGTCGCCCTCGGCCTGCGTCGGGTTCCCGGCGCACTGCCGGTCCCGCGGCGAGGACAGCACGTCGACGCCCTGGACCGTGCTGGGAGCCGTTGCCATTGACAGTGTGTTGACGGTGTGCGGGGTCGTCCTGATCACCGATCACCACGGCGCGCGGAGCAGCCGCACCCCCCGCCCGAACGTCACCGCAATTTCCGCGGCGCCATCATCTTCTTCATCGCGCAAACCCTTCAGAAGAAGGAACTCCCGAAACGGGACCCCGACGCCGCTCCAGAACCACGACATACACCGGGGACCGAGAAACCCGAACAACGACAACGAATCCCCGTCCCCATTTCTCGCCTCCGGCCACCATGCCAAATACCCCGCCGCCCTCATCCACCCCACGGGGGATTTTGCATGCACCCCACCACACACCATCCTCAACGATTCGACGCGCCGCCCCGCGGTCACGAGCGAATAACAATTCCGCGCACCCGTGCAACCGAAATAGAAAACCGGGCCGCCCAGACGAAGGAAATCTGGGCGGCCCGGGAATTACTTGCGTCCAGCTCCTGCGCTTGCCGTGACCCGAGCGGATCGAAGGGTCGTCGATGACGTGCGACAGCGCCTCGTCACCCTTGGCCCGGGTGGAGGGCTCGGTGCACTGCCGGTTCCACGGCGCGGACAGCGCATTGACGCCCCGCACCGAGACCGGGACAGAGCCGAACAGCGAGCCGAAGTCCGCCTTGGCGGGCAGGCCGATGCAGGGGCAACGCGGCTGCGATCCACCATCCGGACCGTGGTGCCGACCGTCCGGTTCCGGTCGGCGTACACGTTGACGGTCCGGCGGCTGAGGCGTCTCACAGCCGCGCCGATTTCACCGGGCGAACACACAGGAAAGTGAATTTCCGCGTCGCCGGATGCGTTACTTGACCGGCAGACCGCCGAGCAGCGAAACCTTCCTGTTCTTGGTGGCCCCCGTGGCACCACCGAGAATCCTCTTCGGTCCGTACTTGACGGTTTCCGCCGTCTTCTTGACAGTGTCGACCAGCGGCGTGATCTGGCGGCCTTCAAGGTGCTTGTTGTGCAGCGCTTCGGCCCCTGCGCCGTTGTGGCTCATGCGCGGCGAGCCGGGATTGGCAGCGAAAGCGGGGACGGCCGCGCCCAGCGCCATGACAGAACCAGCCACAACCGCGGCAGACTTCGCGTACTTCACTTTCAACTGTCCCTTCTGGGGCGGTGCTTGTGGAGATCGCGACATCAGCGCCGCGTGAGCAATCACTTCGCTGCTCGGAACACCGCTTTTCCCCCTGACTAACGAGTGCCGCCCCACGGAGAAACTATGGATTTCCGCCTTCTTGGCGGCGCCACTCGAAAGCTGCCGGCCGTTCCGACACACCCCGTACGGGCAGAATGCCACCGGCCCCGACACGCAGCGCGGGCGAGCCGGGGCCGGTCACATCAACACGGCTCGAATTTCTTCGAGTCAGCGGTTGATGCACTTGTTGCCGAATGCCGGGTTGAGGAACCCGATGAAGTTGGCCGAGTTGCCGCAGATGTTGATCGGGATGTGGATCGGCATCTGGACGACGTTGCCCGAGAGCACCCCGGGGGACCCCTTGGCGGCACCCTTGGCGCCCGCGTCGGCGAACGCCGGCGTAGCGGCGCCCACTGCGAGGAGCGTACCGGCGGTGACTGCGGCGACCTTTGCGTACTTCACTTTGCGCCCTTCCTGCAGCGGGTCCGTAGCGCACACGACCGTCGTGTCGCACGGGCGCGGATCTGCTCGCCCGTAACTCCGCTGTCGATATTGGTAACGATTTCCCCTCGTCGACGAAACTCTTGCGGAGAAGTTTTCGGAGGAATCGCCCGAACGTCGCAAGACCATTTCAGGAAACATCCCGCACATACGATGCGGAAAAAACACCGCAATTCGAACAGGCGGGGCGGCTGCCGAATATTAATTCTCGCCGATAGGGGTGAAGAATTCCGACCCTATGGTTCGTCACGCGATACCGCGGGCCCGGGGCCGCGGGGAGAGCGGGCCACGGAGATCCCGGCCTGCGGCCGATGGCCGGCTCAGCGGTTGCGCACGCCGCTGTCCGAGCGGATCGGAATGTCGTCGATGGTCGGCGACAGCGCCTCGCCGCCCTTGGCCCGGGCGGGGTGCTCGGCACACTGCCGGTTCCGCGGCGAGGCCGGGACATCCACGTCCCGAGCCACGTCCTGGACCAGGCCCTGAACCGTGACCGGAACGCTCCCGGCCGAGGAGCCGACGTCGGCCTCGGCGGGGAAACCGATGCCCGGCTTGTTCGGCGAGCCCTGGATCAGCTCCGGCTGCGGGCTCGTCCTGCCGTGCGTCGTGGAGTAGCCGAATGCGCTCTTGGCGCGGTTCCCGTTCACCGTGGAAGTGCCGTGGTGGCCACCGATCGCCATCGCCTGCGGGGCGACCGTCGCCGAGATACCGACCGGGGATGCGGTCGCAGCCGTCGCGGCCAGAACCTTCTTGGTCACATCTCACCCTTCTCGCAGCGGAGTGCCCGTATCCAGAGCGCACTGGATCAACTCCCCTTCAAGGGCGCGGTTTCGCCGATTCACCCGGTTGCCACGCAACCATAGACAGATATCACCGCACCGGGGCGCCGGCGCGGCATGGCCTTCACCGGCCCGCGCCGAACGCCGTGACGGGAACGCCGACGGGCCCGGGGCGCGGCATGCGGAAGGCTCGCCCCGGAGGGGGCGAGCCTCAACCGCTCGGCGGGGACTACTCGTTGATGCAGAGGTTGCCGAACGCCGGGTTGAGCACCCCGATGAAGGGAGTGACGGAGTTGCCGCAGACGTTGATCGGCATGTCGATCGGCACCTGGATGAGGTTGCCGGAGAGCACGCCGGGCGAGCCCACGGCCTTGCCTACGGCGAGGGCGCCCTTGTGGTGGTGGTGGTGACGGTGGTGGCCGCCGGCGCTCGCCACACCGGCCCCACCGACGACGGCGATGCCCGCGGCGGCGGACAGGGCGACGGCCTTGGAGACAATCTTCACGATGAACCTCATTCACTGAGCAGAATTCAGGATTCTGTACGCGCCGCCTGGAGCGACAAGCAGTTCAACGCAACAAACCGGGCAAAAGTAGCGGGACCAATCGGGTGATAGTGGATGAAAGTGTCGTATGGGACAGCAGTGGCGCCCCTACGACACGCGCTCTACCGCTTCCGATGCCCGCCGTCCGCGCCATCGTCGCACGTCAACCGTGACACACGGTTGATTGTCAGTGGCGTCGTGTGCAATGGCGTCATGAAGGTATCCCACGCGCAGGTGCCGGCCTGGCGGTTGCGGCAGCAGAGCCTGACGCCGGGCGCCGACGCCCCGGCCGAGGACGTGGTGGCGCGGCTGGCCGGCGTCCAGGCGCAGGTCGCCTCCGCCGCCGAACTCACCGTGACGACACGGCAGATGACGCCGGACACCGCTGCCGTGCGGCGGGCCCTGGCCGCGCGCACCCTGGTCAGGACCTGGGCGATGCGGGCGTTGCGAAGGGCGCCGCCAGGGGACCTGCCCCGGACAGCCCCCGGGGCAGCCGCCATGGATGTGCCGGCACTGCCGGGAACGGCACCGTCGGCGACGCCGCCTTGCTCCCGGTGCCTCGCCGAGGCCGGGCTCGGCGGCATTGTCAGACCCTGGTGCAAGACTCGGCGGCATGAGATGGGCGGTGTCAGAGACGGACGACGGGGGTGTTCGTCTCTGTCCGCTCACTCAGGACGGGCGGCCCGCCGGTCCCGTGGTGAGCGAGCCCTCGCTCACCGAGGCGGTGCGGTCCCGCCCCGAGGTCGAGCGCTGGGTGTGGCGGTCCACGGCCGAGATCTACCGGCGTCTGCTGGCCTGCGGGGTGCGGGTCGAGCGCTGCTACGACGTCGAGGCGGCGGAGGCGCTGCTGATCGGCCACGAGGAGGG
This window encodes:
- the rpsN gene encoding 30S ribosomal protein S14; its protein translation is MAKKSKIAKNEQRRATVARYAARRAVLKAVIRSPHTPEEERTAAQRELSRQPRDASATRVRNRDGVDGRPRGYFRAFGLSRVRLREQAHQGHLPGVRKSSW
- a CDS encoding CobW family GTP-binding protein — translated: MERLSVALVGGLHADARRAAVERLLRTVPGSVALHHDLASAADGTVRRTVRDAGGTLDTGEAPLVNDCACCALREDLVPELERLAAGRTCRLAVVELWDSVEPKAMAEVINACGSENLALTGVITAVDPALLLPYLACGDDLSEAGLAAAASDQRTVADTWARQLEYAPVLALAAGEEAADEADLALLAQLHPTARQVDVASVELAAAALAGFDVEAAAARQHPACALLPQEADAAGVGTLVWRRTRPFHPERLYAALEDLTCAAARSRGRFWLADRPDALLSWDAAGGALCVESAGPWLASLPDAAWEMVPPMRRAAAALDWHPEHGDRAQHLVFTSPGLDREGLRSLLESCLLTDAEYAGGPPAWKSLPPAFDALLDPVS
- a CDS encoding DUF397 domain-containing protein; protein product: MPHAYNGMAATDLRDVSWQKSRHSNSQGSCVEFAKLPGGDIAVRNSRFPDGPALVYTPAEVEAMLLGVKDGEFDHLVRD
- a CDS encoding SRPBCC family protein; translation: MTTHPFAVPDDDPTTIRVAHFLAHPPGKVWRALTEPELIAQWLMPGDFRLEVGHCYEMRTPPRPNSNFSGTVIAEVEAFEPEKMLRLRWRDADEGQGNLADWTITWTLEPEGRGTRLFLVHEGFDPDDPFQVQAHRVMGGGWRSIVTEGLGKVLQGR
- the rpsR gene encoding 30S ribosomal protein S18, with translation MPRRPDPRRKPAPRPNPLDAAGITYIDYKDTDLLRKFLSDRGKIRSRRVTRVTARQQRQLARAIKNAREMALLPYASR
- the tatA gene encoding Sec-independent protein translocase subunit TatA; amino-acid sequence: MFRNALEPWHLILVVAVLVLLFGSKKLPDMARGLGRSMRILKSEAKALKDERPADAPRPDQAPHVEQAPRPEQAPGH
- a CDS encoding helix-turn-helix domain-containing protein is translated as MSASESSGSVVRRILLGSQLRRLRESRGITREAAGYSIRASESKISRMELGRVSFKARDVADLLTLYGVGDEQEREALLALAREANVAGWWHSYGDVLPGWFQTYVGLEGAASLIRVYEVQFVHGLLQTEEYAHAVVSRGMPGAPAADIQRRVALRQERQKLLISERAPQLHCVLDEAALRRPYGGRAVMRGQLKHLIDISERPNVRLQVMPFNFGGHAGESGAFTMLRFPESDLSDVIYLEQLTSALYLDKAEEVAQYERAMARLQEDSPDPSQTRDLLRGLLQLT
- the rpmG gene encoding 50S ribosomal protein L33 → MARNETRPVVKLRSTAGTGFTYVTRKNRRNDPDRLELRKYDPVVGRHVTFREER
- the rpmB gene encoding 50S ribosomal protein L28 — its product is MSAHCQLTGRKPGFGKTVSHSHRRTPRRFDPNIQRKRYWLESEGRHIRLTLSTKAVKTIDAIGIEAAVARIRARGEKV
- a CDS encoding aldehyde dehydrogenase family protein, producing the protein MSFFADLAYQFIDGEWRAGSGSWDIIDFNPYDQEKLASITVAGVDQVDEAYRAAERAQRAWARSNPYERREVTERLLRLIEEREEEIIEALVLELGGTRSKAAYEVRLAKEFVREAIQLALRPQGRILPSPVDGKENRVYGLPVGVIGVISPFNFPFLISMKSVAPALALGNAVVIKPNQNTPITGGGLIAKLFQDAGLPDGLLNVLITDIAEIGDALIEHPVPRVISFAGSDKVGRHVAAVSAGHFKRVILELSGNSALIVMDDADIDYAVDAAVFSRFVYQGQVCMAANRVLVDRAVEAEFTKKFVARVASLRTGDPRDPQTQIGPLINGFQAEALTSLVDRAVAEGATALLRGRTDGNLVEPSVLAGLPADSGLHGQEIFGPVVLLVSFDGEDEAVRIANDSPYGLSGAVHTANVERGVRIAQRIETGMVHVNDGTVNDEPQVAFGGEKFSGVGRLNGESTIEAFTTQKWVSIQHGRSHFPI
- a CDS encoding type B 50S ribosomal protein L31 is translated as MKNGIHPAYGPVVFRDRAGDFAFLTRSTATSDKTIEWEDGHTYPVIDVEISSASHPFYTGAARVLDTAGRVERFERRYGKRGAR
- a CDS encoding ATP-binding protein; amino-acid sequence: MGTKVMTMLDFEPLWQGFPPVDPLAVSGSASCSLPPRYESVGGARRFTRETLCGWGLEDLFDGVALVVSELVTNALRHAVLAAPDRTPEFGSEYAEYTEYTDAVPPARLHLMRWSSRLVCAVRDPSDASPEAGEADSAAESGRGLYLVDSFSDSWGWHRLSGAQHGKVVWALFRLP
- a CDS encoding ArsR/SmtB family transcription factor; translated protein: MNATPAPLRAVLSEPDRDRVFAALANGTRREVLRLLRDGGPQPVQRLAEHFAMSRPSLSEHLKVLRQAGLVSEQRAGRRRIYRLEAEPLGEVQDWLGPYERFWRAKLAGLGELLDRIPDDPDAPDASGDPDAPDGEAQ